The following proteins come from a genomic window of Phaeodactylum tricornutum CCAP 1055/1 chromosome 19, whole genome shotgun sequence:
- a CDS encoding predicted protein — protein MKITTSTITTTGRPTRLRPIRGTNHQIGSGLRYAWWTLWTYVLLASATDVPPQQQQTCVVDATGSDQVCTEESVASGMSSTCEDLHPDCDRRAGHDDCVLNYPSMKTTCAHTCQLCDPAYYYWSAISTAGAAAASTTSPTSLEGSVLEKATISIQNVYDALAQTVQGPEPQRETTLARLQQTHQYMDRMVYGNETLQDVWVNCMNRHELCTFWASLGECDANPTYMKLQCAPACNTCDELSFDLRCPMPADDELLEAKNAWATSANTRGGDLNGMFKRIVTDPDIATKHQPTVHSAPMEHWESRDTLTNTTTEVHDDGPWVVSLEDFLTPEECAVMIQLGGDQGYEQSKDVGEQKFDGTYAAVTSNERTSTNAWCVGACDEHPVVQTIHQRMESLLNIPAVNYEHLQLLRYEETQFYGNHHDFIPFHVGRRQGPRILTVFLYLNDVEEGGGTHFALLNLVRVENVLGLRLQFEGFCSTLLTRFCGTFTAATLDDYSKGGARRDLAQCQG, from the coding sequence ATGAAGATCACTACATCAACAATAACGACGACGGGGAGACCAACACGTCTCCGACCCATCCGCGGCACCAACCACCAGATCGGCTCCGGACTGCGGTACGCCTGGTGGACTCTCTGGACGTACGTCCTCCTGGCGTCCGCTACGGACGTGcctccacaacaacaacaaacgtGCGTCGTGGATGCCACCGGATCCGACCAAGTGTGTACGGAAGAATCAGTGGCATCGGGAATGTCGTCCACGTGTGAGGATCTTCATCCAGACTGTGACCGACGCGCTGGTCACGATGACTGTGTCTTGAACTATCCTTCCATGAAAACAACGTGCGCCCATACGTGCCAGCTTTGCGATCCAGCGTACTACTATTGGTCCGCAATTTCTACTGCTGGagctgctgctgcttctACCACCAGCCCGACATCTCTGGAGGGAAGTGTTCTCGAAAAAGCAACCATTAGTATACAAAACGTCTACGATGCACTGGCGCAAACCGTACAAGGACCCGAGCCACAGCGGGAAACCACACTGGCTCGTCTCCAACAAACGCACCAATACATGGATCGTATGGTGTACGGCAACGAAACCTTACAGGATGTGTGGGTAAATTGTATGAACCGACACGAATTGTGTACCTTTTGGGCATCACTCGGTGAGTGTGACGCCAATCCGACCTACATGAAACTACAGTGCGCTCCAGCCTGCAACACTTGCGACGAACTGAGTTTTGATTTGCGCTGTCCCATGCCAGCGGATGATGAATTATTGGAAGCGAAGAATGCGTGGGCGACATCAGCCAACACCAGGGGCGGTGACCTCAACGGAATGTTCAAACGCATCGTTACCGATCCCGATATTGCTACCAAACACCAACCGACTGTGCATTCTGCTCCCATGGAGCATTGGGAGAGCCGAGACACGCTAACAAATACGACGACAGAAGTTCACGACGATGGTCCGTGGGTCGTTTCGTTGGAAGACTTCTTGACGCCCGAAGAATGTGCCGTTATGATTCAGCTCGGCGGTGACCAAGGCTACGAACAATCAAAAGATGTGGGGGAACAAAAATTTGACGGCACGTACGCCGCCGTCACGAGTAACGAGCGGACGTCGACCAACGCCTGGTGCGTTGGCGCCTGTGACGAGCACCCAGTCGTCCAAACCATTCACCAACGGATGGAAAGCTTGTTGAACATTCCTGCAGTCAACTACGAACATTTACAATTGTTGCGGTACGAAGAAACACAGTTTTACGGGAATCATCACGACTTCATTCCGTTTCATGTAGGCCGACGACAAGGTCCTCGCATTTTGACCGTATTCTTGTATTTGAATGATGTGGAAGAGGGCGGAGGAACACATTTTGCGCTACTCAACTTGGTACGTGTCGAGAACGTGCTTGGTCTACGTTTGCAATTTGAGGGTTTCTGCTCCACCTTGCTCACCAGATTTTGTGGTACCTTTACTGCTGCAACGTTAGACGATTACTCCAAAGGCGGGGCGCGTCGTGATTTGGCCCAGTGTCAAGGATAA
- a CDS encoding dihydroderamide delta-4 desaturase (putative delta-4 desaturase involved in the desaturation of sphingolipids.), with amino-acid sequence MPINQTVTTTEFARVGTDEPHKSRRKEILTKYPEIKELYGPDIRLLPSILAIAAAQLCLCVYSTQLVWYKWIVLAYSAGGTLTHWLSLGNHELAHNLCFKTTRYNEVLGMIANCAQGLPSFVTFRKYHLDHHYFQGIDEKDVDVPTEWEGKIFNTTFRKIIWVFLQPLFYAIRPLVVRPKPPTIHEAINAATTIGFDLFLWYQYGLKALLFNLCSTLLGMGLHPVAGHFIAEHYTLATGQETYSYYGPLNLVTFNVGYHNEHHDFPRVSGFRLPQVKAIAPEFYDNLHSYESWTGVIYDYIVRPDIGPFSRVKRPDPTANR; translated from the coding sequence ATGCCGATAAATCAGACGGTTACCACAACCGAGTTCGCTCGTGTGGGAACCGACGAGCCACACAAGAGCCGTCGCAAGGAGATCCTCACCAAGTACCCAGAAATCAAGGAGCTCTACGGCCCTGACATTCGCTTGCTTCCTTCCATTCTCGCCATTGCGGCAGCACAGTTGTGTTTGTGCGTGTATTCCACGCAGCTAGTTTGGTATAAATGGATCGTGTTGGCCTATAGTGCGGGCGGAACCCTCACTCATTGGCTAAGTCTAGGGAACCACGAGTTGGCGCACAACTTGTGCTTCAAAACCACCCGTTATAACGAAGTTCTTGGGATGATTGCTAACTGTGCTCAAGGATTGCCTTCCTTTGTGACGTTTCGCAAGTATCATCTCGATCATCACTATTTTCAAGGCATCGACGAGAAGGACGTCGATGTCCCTACAGAATGGGAAGGCAAGATTTTCAACACGACCTTTCGCAAGATTATCTGGGTCTTTTTGCAACCACTTTTTTACGCGATTCGACCCCTTGTGGTTCGACCCAAGCCTCCCACTATTCACGAAGCCATCAACGCTGCCACCACCATTGGGTTTGATCTATTCCTCTGGTACCAGTACGGCCTGAAAGCCCTATTATTCAATCTTTGTTCCACCTTGTTAGGCATGGGTCTCCACCCTGTAGCCGGTCACTTTATTGCCGAACACTACACGCTTGCCACTGGCCAGGAAACCTACTCTTACTACGGACCTCTCAATCTCGTCACCTTCAACGTTGGCTACCATAATGAGCATCACGATTTCCCACGCGTCTCAGGTTTCCGGCTTCCCCAAGTCAAAGCCATTGCGCCGGAGTTTTACGACAATTTGCACAGCTACGAGTCGTGGACGGGTGTCATTTACGACTACATTGTGCGACCCGATATTGGGCCCTTTTCTCGAGTCAAGCGTCCCGATCCTACCGCAAATCGATAG
- the Lhcf13 gene encoding protein fucoxanthin chlorophyll a/c protein, whose protein sequence is MKLLLAASLVSVTSAFAPSSLKSATTALQASPYENELGVIEPTGFFDPLGLSKDIDQEKFDQYRTAELKHGRVAQLAVIGYVVQEIYRFPFDIAPGLPCAEVPNGVAAIQAIPALGWAQIFFLVGSVDYYGYLGDFDAGKPDLDPAEMEKRQLNELQHGRLAMLAILELLRHDSQNLVQPGFDGLNNLITGLPFLYK, encoded by the coding sequence ATGAAGCTCCTTCTTGCCGCCTCTCTTGTCTCCGTTACTTCCGCGTTTGCCCCGAGTTCGCTGAAGTCTGCTACCACAGCGCTTCAGGCGTCTCCCTACGAGAATGAGCTTGGTGTGATTGAGCCTACTGGCTTTTTCGATCCTCTCGGTCTCTCGAAGGACATTGATCAGGAAAAGTTCGACCAATACCGTACTGCCGAACTCAAGCATGGACGCGTCGCTCAGCTCGCCGTTATCGGATATGTTGTTCAGGAAATCTACCGCTTCCCCTTCGACATCGCTCCGGGTCTTCCCTGCGCCGAGGTGCCGAACGGCGTTGCCGCTATCCAGGCAATCCCTGCGCTCGGCTGGGCGCAAATCTTCTTCTTGGTAGGATCTGTTGACTACTACGGCTACTTGGGAGACTTTGACGCCGGAAAACCCGATTTGGATCCCGCAGAGATGGAAAAGCGTCAGCTCAACGAACTCCAACACGGCCGCTTGGCCATGTTGGCGATTCTTGAACTCCTCCGTCACGATAGCCAGAACTTGGTGCAGCCCGGATTTGATGGCCTCAATAACCTCATCACGGGTCTCCCTTTCCTTTACAAGTAA
- a CDS encoding predicted protein — MTLPVTAYLTIESCLKCANGTILVPKKSVTGCHEYQGYNDGFFFVINTWKLLGRVTFGRILNRQAEFVLSASPPIPLLALGMTSGQAPTCDVADAVPSLPFRVLEDTQVVSPTAQAGADVCGILPASNVQGHWFSYTAQADGCLDAEVIGLSASDAMTPPLDPILLVYTGTCSALMCTAMADDISLQNLNSLVELQATAGTTYYFLVTGFGGESAGPFSFTIVPSASTQCENPSANQICPVCPNGGEPAAGALFDEDVLCSDAAVDGSILDDGGESCAILQIAGTTICGCPTSQESCPLCPGGEDVANPDLVVLGDGSLTCGVLNSLDGADTCGAVTAGFAAECGCPGTTPCRLCDETATNPNPERLLFNFPPDNAPYTCADAEADIRASAVLNPIEQGCSPSLVDFVTGFDVVDFCCFNGDFPGDLNISNCDSASVITALPFTVSGNTGDATPEVNAQAESCGLLNYGEHQGEWYTYTADANGCVTVRTSGNLDSMLFVYSGECSDLTCVAMNDDAVFTVSGSELTFDAVAGTRYFFMVTGSSSDDVDTYTLEISQIAGNCPSPTGGELCPVCPDGSDPDPTAFYNDDLLCIDAAAEFGVVDGDSQDCVLFQTIGAPICGCEVVAADTCNLCPDGEDVPAVAADKSIPDALTTCSQLNNVAGTSTCGDVTAGVANFCECPSSSPICTLCDASSTMFNPDLVLLEDGNYTCGNANEDTQYYYLWYPLDAEGCNPSIAVSFIDSGINVIDYCCNGGPLTGTLGPTASPATGPTASSDVPTTDSGAGAGSGNTPESTSTSVAVSFRGGIATVSLLCLFVLLN; from the exons ATGACTTTGCCCGTTACTGCCTATCTAACCATCGAATCCTGTTTAAAATGTGCAAACGGAACAATATTGGTACCCAAAAAATCTGTCACTGGTTGTCATGAGTATCAAGGTTACAATGATGGATTCTTTTTTGTAATTAACACATGGAAGTTATTGGGTCGCGTAACGTTTGGACGTATTCTCAATCGGCAAGCGGAGTTCGTTCTTTCAGCGAGCCCGCCGATTC CCCTTCTTGCGTTGGGCATGACATCAGGCCAAGCGCCGACCTGTGACGTTGCGGACGCCGTGCCTAGCTTGCCGTTTCGAGTTTTGGAAGATACGCAAGTGGTGAGCCCAACAGCGCAAGCCGGAGCCGATGTGTGTGGAATCTTGCCCGCTAGTAACGTACAAGGACATTGGTTCTCCTACACAGCTCAAGCAGACGGCTGCTTGGACGCCGAAGTCATTGGTCTCTCCGCAAGTGATGCTATGACGCCGCCTCTTGACCCCATCCTGTTGGTCTATACGGGGACTTGCAGTGCGCTTATGTGTACAGCCATGGCCGACGACATCTCCTTGCAGAACCTCAATAGTCTCGTGGAACTTCAAGCCACTGCTGGAACAACCTACTATTTCCTGGTCACTGGTTTTGGGGGTGAAAGTGCTGGgcccttttctttcaccATTGTG CCTTCTGCGTCTACTCAATGTGAAAATCCCTCTGCCAACCAAATCTGTCCCGTCTGTCCCAACGGTGGCGAGCCGGCTGCCGGCGCCCTCTTCGATGAAGACGTGCTGTGTTCCGATGCCGCGGTAGACGGCTCAATCCTCGATGACGGTGGGGAAAGCTGCGCCATTTTGCAAATTGCTGGAACCACCATTTGCGGATGCCCCACCTCTCAAGAATCTTGCCCACTTTGTCCCGGTGGAGAGGACGTTGCCAACCCAGATCTGGTCGTTTTGGGCGATGGAAGCCTGACATGCGGAGTCTTGAACAGTCTTGACGGAGCCGACACCTGTGGAGCCGTTACCGCCGGGTTCGCAGCGGAATGTGGCTGCCCTGGGACAACCCCCTGTCGTCTTTGCGATGAAACGGCAACCAATCCAAATCCTGAACGCCTCTTGTTCAACTTTCCACCGGATAACGCTCCGTACACCTGTGCGGATGCCGAAGCGGATATTAGAGCCTCGGCTGTGCTCAATCCCATTGAGCAAGGCTGCAGTCCAAGCCTTGTGGACTTCGTCACCGGATTCGATGTCGTTGACTTTTGCTGTTTCAACGGAGACTTCCCCGGTGATCTGAACATTTCAAATTGCGATTCTGCTAGCGTCATTACGGCCTTGCCGTTTACGGTCAGTGGAAATACAGGAGATGCCACTCCAGAAGTGAACGCCCAGGCAGAATCATGTGGCCTCCTGAACTACGGAGAACACCAAGGAGAATGGTATACCTATACCGCTGATGCAAACGGCTGTGTTACCGTTCGGACTTCCGGAAACTTGGACTCCATGTTGTTTGTGTACTCTGGAGAATGTAGCGACTTAACGTGCGTCGCGatgaacgacgacgccgtTTTCACAGTCTCCGGAAGTGAACTGACCTTTGACGCGGTTGCGGGGACGAGGTACTTCTTTATGGTCACGGGATCTTCCTCCGACGATGTTGACACCTATACCCTAGAGATTTCG CAAATTGCAGGAAACTGTCCGAGCCCGACCGGGGGCGAACTTTGTCCCGTATGTCCAGACGGTAGTGACCCCGATCCTACCGCATTTTACAATGACGACCTTTTGTGTATTGACGCAGCAGCCGAATTTGGAGTTGTAGACGGAGACTCACAAGATTGTGTGCTATTCCAAACTATCGGAGCACCCATTTGTGGTTGCGAAGTTGTTGCAGCAGACACGTGCAACTTGTGTCCGGATGGAGAAGATGTCCCGGCTGTCGCGGCCGACAAGAGTATTCCTGATGCCCTGACGACCTGCTCGCAGCTCAACAATGTCGCAGGTACCAGCACTTGCGGAGACGTCACGGCTGGTGTAGCCAACTTCTGCGAATGTCCAAGCTCCAGTCCTATTTGCACTTTATGTGACGCCAGCTCCACCATGTTCAACCCTGACCTTGTTCTGTTGGAAGATGGAAATTACACGTGTGGAAATGCCAACGAAGATACACAGTACTATTACCTTTGGTACCCTCTTGACGCCGAGGGCTGCAACCCAAGCATTGCGGTATCCTTCATTGATAGTGGAATCAACGTGATTGACTACTGTTGCAACGGCGGTCCTCTGACGGGAACCCTCGGTCCCACGGCTTCTCCGGCGACTGGTCCAACGGCTTCCTCGGACGTCCCGACTACCGATTCCGGTGCCGGTGCCGGCTCCGGCAATACACCGGAGTCCACGTCGACTTCCGTTGCAGTTTCGTTTCGAGGTGGAATCGCCACAGTGTCCttgctttgtttgtttgtcttgCTCAACTAA
- a CDS encoding predicted protein, which yields MLHSRRPLSSADGTLRWSNDENSVAQKPIVGMDASSKTPAPSKARRAFGDISNRKKAGGGKVIALAKLSTVASQTNGGKVQSVPETPLQKRVIKDSPATKRRVDFALPSSVHKNLQLTQPKALTDSHDLRGADFEYSSTDDIEHPAGRLWKDEQALLDDDSTTASMDELLNDATSVWTTFKDQERVLLQRAKEEQEHALLFLDQQFQDMLHESVKLSSPNGSLYDAAELLDMKIVESDDDFSCSQTRVLNLSF from the exons ATGCTTCACAGCCGTCGTCCTCTGTCAAGCGCTGACGGTACTTTGCGGTGGTCCAATGATGAAAATTCCGTTGCGCAAAAACCAATTGTCGGAATGGACGCTTCGAGTAAAACTCCCGCACCTTCTAAGGCTCGTCGAGCCTTTGGCGATATTTCCAATCGAAAGAAAGCAGGCGGGGGAAAGGTGATTGCTCTCGCCAAGCTTTCGACCGTTGCTTCGCAAACAAACGGGGGGAAAGTGCAGAGTGTTCCAGAGACACCATTACAGAAGCGGGTTATAAAAGATTCACCAGCGACGAAACGACGGGTTGATTTTGCGCTACCCTCATCCGTTCACAAGAATTTGCAATTGACCCAACCAAAAGCTCTGACGGACAGCCATGATCTCAGAGGAGCAGATTTTGAGTATTCCTCGACCGACGACATCGAGCATCCAGCTGGGCGTCTTTGGAAAGACGAGCAGGCTTTGCTGGACGACGATTCTACCACTGCTTCAATGGACGAATTACTAAACGATGCTACTAGTGTATGGACGACTTTTAAAGATCAAGAACGTGTGCTTCTGCAGAGAGCTAAGGAGGAACAAGAGCACGCTCTCCTCTTTCTCGACCAACAGTTCCAAGATATGCTACATGAGAGTG TAAAGCTCAGCTCACCCAACGGGAGCCTGTATGACGCTGCTGAGCTATTGGACATGAAAATTGTCGAAAGTGATGACGACTTCTCGTGCTCACAAACGCGCGTTCTCAATCTAtcgttttga